One stretch of Pseudomonadota bacterium DNA includes these proteins:
- a CDS encoding tetratricopeptide repeat protein, which translates to MKDIKSISRCSIVWVFSTLSIFIAAVPALAQHPIDLQKLSASGEHLKAVTLYEVLPERSMTTDARIAAAKSAWALGLNQQASNGFDAVLRDMQITTDTRARLTLSRAIIEYQDEHYTNANLFAEKAISYLSESSPLRGRAYLLWGQSLSRMNAYSAAQEKLLAALNDSTTNDKAEIHFALGIVETKLGKYLQAEQHLKAIPTDHERASATVRMLASLALETHQNDRARFWIQKGRSDYPEAFIDSWGDYGLLEVALSKGEISAAREIFTEAKKQHPPSDPWLILMQAALEQFEWKKDTNQTEAP; encoded by the coding sequence TTGAAAGACATAAAATCAATATCTCGGTGCTCAATAGTGTGGGTATTTAGCACACTAAGCATATTCATTGCAGCTGTTCCGGCCCTGGCGCAGCATCCGATCGATCTGCAAAAGCTTTCGGCTAGCGGCGAACACCTTAAAGCCGTGACGCTCTATGAGGTTTTGCCGGAACGATCAATGACGACAGATGCTCGTATCGCTGCAGCAAAAAGCGCCTGGGCACTGGGGCTTAATCAGCAGGCTTCTAATGGGTTTGACGCCGTTCTAAGAGATATGCAGATAACAACCGATACCCGTGCGCGACTGACCCTCTCGCGAGCTATAATTGAATACCAGGATGAGCACTACACAAACGCCAATCTTTTCGCCGAGAAGGCGATCTCTTACCTTTCAGAGTCCTCGCCGTTACGTGGCAGGGCTTATCTGCTCTGGGGTCAGAGCCTCTCTCGAATGAACGCCTACAGCGCCGCCCAAGAGAAACTCCTCGCAGCGCTTAACGATTCCACTACGAACGATAAGGCCGAGATACATTTTGCTCTTGGGATAGTTGAGACGAAGCTAGGTAAATATTTACAGGCTGAGCAACATCTAAAAGCAATTCCAACCGACCATGAGAGAGCCTCAGCAACCGTACGCATGCTGGCCTCTCTGGCGCTTGAAACTCATCAGAATGATAGAGCCCGTTTCTGGATACAGAAGGGCAGGTCCGACTATCCGGAGGCCTTTATTGATAGTTGGGGTGATTACGGGCTGCTAGAAGTGGCGCTCTCAAAGGGAGAGATCTCTGCAGCACGCGAGATCTTTACAGAGGCAAAGAAGCAGCACCCACCCTCAGACCCTTGGCTAATCTTAATGCAGGCGGCACTCGAACAGTTTGAGTGGAAAAAAGACACCAATCAAACGGAGGCCCCGTGA
- a CDS encoding sigma-54 dependent transcriptional regulator, whose amino-acid sequence MVFNAALSASTDPLAALATPRSSNRGLNELSFGILTACPEMRKILGVVEKVAKTRSTVLILGESGTGKELIARAFHSLSGRTGRLVPVNCGAIPEDILESELFGHEKGSFTGAIASRVGRFQLADGGTIFLDEVGEMSPKLQVKLLRVLQERKVDPVGGTKSIDIDVRVVAATNKDLAAEVKAGRFREDLYYRLQVVPVTLPPLREREGDVEILANYFLRRQAEELGRLELSLSPATLNALSNYQWPGNVRELENMIERLAILSDSDQIEPEHLPDYLSEVSATTQIQLADFTLPQRGVDFNTLIDDYENKLISTALNQTGGNKKAAAKLLGLNRTTLVEKIKKKGLEAKIEVSVISDDMTM is encoded by the coding sequence ATGGTTTTCAACGCAGCGCTCAGCGCTTCAACAGATCCTCTAGCAGCATTGGCAACCCCAAGGTCCTCGAATAGAGGATTAAACGAACTCTCCTTCGGGATCCTGACCGCTTGCCCAGAGATGCGAAAGATATTGGGTGTAGTTGAGAAGGTTGCTAAGACCCGTTCAACCGTTCTTATTCTAGGAGAGAGCGGAACCGGTAAGGAGCTTATCGCGCGCGCCTTTCATTCATTGAGTGGACGTACGGGCAGACTAGTTCCAGTAAACTGCGGGGCTATCCCGGAGGATATCCTTGAGAGCGAGCTATTCGGCCATGAAAAGGGCTCCTTTACCGGCGCCATCGCCTCAAGGGTTGGCCGTTTTCAACTCGCTGATGGAGGCACGATCTTCCTAGATGAGGTCGGTGAGATGAGCCCTAAGCTGCAGGTCAAGCTGCTGCGCGTCCTGCAGGAGCGCAAGGTCGATCCAGTTGGCGGCACAAAATCAATCGATATCGATGTACGTGTAGTCGCTGCAACCAATAAAGATCTCGCAGCAGAGGTCAAGGCCGGGCGATTCCGCGAGGATCTTTATTATCGCCTGCAGGTTGTTCCTGTCACCCTACCACCGTTACGAGAGCGCGAGGGGGATGTTGAGATCCTCGCCAACTATTTCCTGCGTAGGCAAGCAGAGGAACTTGGCAGGCTAGAACTGAGCCTCTCTCCAGCAACGTTAAACGCACTAAGTAATTATCAGTGGCCCGGCAATGTGCGCGAGCTTGAAAACATGATTGAGCGGCTCGCAATTTTGAGCGACAGCGATCAGATTGAGCCGGAGCATCTACCGGATTACCTTTCAGAGGTTAGTGCAACAACTCAGATACAACTTGCTGACTTTACCCTACCACAACGAGGCGTTGATTTTAACACCCTGATTGATGACTACGAGAATAAGCTTATCTCTACGGCCCTTAATCAGACCGGGGGAAATAAAAAAGCGGCAGCGAAGTTACTTGGACTTAATCGCACGACCCTAGTTGAGAAGATTAAGAAGAAAGGGCTTGAGGCAAAGATCGAAGTTAGCGTCATCTCTGATGATATGACGATGTAA
- a CDS encoding cytochrome c, with the protein MNIKNLLLFSTLVLATSPAYGADIEKGKTLFAQRCAMCHGDKGAGDGPIAATIPEGQKPRNLTTGVNKYATDDAKLTELLMKGGAELGLSVMMPAQSDLKAAELADLVAFVNSLKK; encoded by the coding sequence ATGAACATAAAGAACCTACTCCTATTCTCAACTCTAGTTCTGGCAACTTCCCCGGCTTACGGAGCCGACATTGAAAAGGGCAAGACCCTCTTCGCTCAACGGTGCGCCATGTGTCACGGTGATAAGGGGGCCGGCGATGGGCCTATCGCCGCAACGATTCCCGAGGGACAGAAGCCACGCAATCTTACGACCGGAGTGAATAAGTATGCTACCGATGATGCAAAGCTTACCGAATTGCTAATGAAGGGTGGAGCTGAACTTGGCCTGAGCGTTATGATGCCAGCTCAGAGCGATTTAAAGGCTGCGGAGCTGGCTGATCTAGTTGCGTTTGTTAACTCCCTCAAAAAGTAG